AATGCCGTTATCAGGACCATAGATGTTGGCGGAAAACCGGAAACTGCCGTGAGCGACAATAAAGGGAGAATATTTGTTAATATTGAAGATAAAAATGAAGTGGCTGTTATTGATGTGAAGACTTTTACCGTCCTGCATCATTGGGATCTGGATAAGGAAGAGGAACCTTCCGGACTTGCTATAGATACCAAAACCAACAGACTCTTCAGCACCTGTGACAAAATGCTGGTTATTTTGGATTCCAATACAGGAAAAGTGATCAAAAAAACATCTATTGGAGAAGGCTCTGATGGAGTTGTATTTGATTCTGCGTCTAATACTATTTATACATCAAATGGGGAAGGAACTATTTCTGTGGTCCATCAGGACCATGCCAATCAGTACACCTCTCTTCCTAATATTGAAACTAAAAAAGGAGCACGTACCATAGCTTTGGATCCCTCCACTCATCATCTTTATCTTCCCACTGCTGATTTTAGTACAAAAGAAAAAGACAGCAGAGGAAGAGCCGCAATATTACCCGGAACATTTCAGGTACTGGAAGTAGGGATAGCAGGAACTGGCAAACCTTAAAAATAATTAAATCATAAAAAAACAGTACTATCAAAAGAAAGTACTGTTTTTTATAATGTTATTAGTTTTCAGTCTTATTTTTTACTTCTTAAGTATTTTCTCTGTTACTGTAGAAGATTTGGTTTTAAGTTTTATGTAATATACTCCTGTCTGAAGAGAGGATAATGCTATTTTCTCCTGCATCATACTTAGATTTCCCTGCTTGATTAATTGTCCTGTTGCAGCGTAGATCTCATAAGAAACCAACGGATCTTTACTTCTTATCGTAAGAACATCCTGTACAGGATTCGGATATAACTGTATACCGGCCTGAGCAGCAGTTTCCTCTACGGACATCTGGCTGCAAGCTGATTTAGCATACTTTGTAAAAAAAGATTGAGATTTTCCGCCCAGAACATTAACTCCCATAGTAGCAACCCCATCATTAGGATCAGTAAATAACTGATCATGAAAAAGGCCTCCCAATATATAATTTCCATCATTATCTACAGCAATAGCCGTAAACTCATCCTGAGAACCAACATTACTAAGAATGTCTTCTGCTGCTATTACAGCTCCAGTAGTTTTATTAAGACGTACCAGCAGAGGATCTGCTCTGTCTCCATTCGGGCGTACCATAGAATAATTACCCCAAATATCATTCCAGCTTCCTTTGGCAAAGGCCACCTCGTTTCCGTTAATGGCAATTTGACCTTTTACAAAACGATATCCCCCATAAGTGGTTATTCCATCAGCAATCTTAGCCCATTTTACAGCACCATCAGCACCAAGTCTCATCACAAAAGGCACCTGGCCCTCGTAAGGCGGTAAAGGGAAGGTATAATTGCCAAAAGTACCTGCCACAGTTCCTGTATAATAACGGCCTGAAATATAAATATCTGAGGAGCCAGGTTCTTTGATAACAGAATGAATTTCGTTATCTATAACCCCCTGCCAGTTACCATCCAGTTCTTTCCGCCACACTTCTGCTCCAGTGCTTCCATCAAAAGCCAATAAATACCCATCTTTCGTAAAAGGGACATTATTATAGGAGAGATCTTCATAATTACTACCAAAATCTCCGTACATCCTTCTTCCCGCAAGATAATAACGGTTCAGAGTTTCATCATATAACAAATTTACTTTTCCGTTATCAATGCCCGTACTTAGACCTCCTGTGATAGGAAGAGGCAGTACTGTAGAAGGGGTCATATTACCATTATCATAATTGAATTTCACCATATAATACTTATAGTCTGAAGTATAGGTGGAAGGTACTGTGATCATTCCATTTAAATGACTTCCGGCTCTAAAGCCCATAATAGAATGGATATTTTTGGAAGAGTCCATATACATCATTTGAACATCACAAATTCGTCCAAGATATGTAACATCTCCCTGCAAAGATTTACTCCATGCCAATGTACCATCAGACGTCTTATATTTTAGTAAATAAGCAGACTTAAATCCAGGATCTGGAGTAACTGCATCTACATAGTTATATGCCGGGATGGAATTATTATCATCCAGGCGTATAGGAATTGCATTAGGATTATTGGCATCTGCTGCATTATAAAGCGTAGCCATTATATACAACCCTCCGTTATTATCTACCTCAATATGCCAGGCATTTTCTCCAGTCCCGGTCCCTCCTATAGTTCTTGACCATCTTATATTTCCCTGGCAGTCAGTAGAAAAAAGAAGAAGATCACGAAGTCCGTAGTTCTGAACTGAGGTTCCGTTCAGATTTTGATCCTGTGCCCATACTGTAGTCAGATAATAAGTGTTATTATTGCTATCCACAACAATATCCCGGATTGATTCATCAGATTTATAATTAAATCCAGGGTCTGCAGAACCTGTTGCTCCACCTGCTTGTTTTCCCCATTGCCACTGGTAGGTCTGGCTAAAAGATAATACCGGCAACATCAGAAGCAATCCATACAGTTTGTTTTTAAATTGTATCATAAAAATTCATTTAGTTATCACATATTATAAAAAAACAGTGCTCTCCGAAGAGAACACTGTCTTATAAGTTACTAA
This genomic window from Chryseobacterium sp. MEBOG06 contains:
- a CDS encoding YncE family protein, yielding MRIKSISLTAVFLTLSFNIYAQNHNPLKVLKTLQIGGDGSGWDYLSLNPQNNRLYVSHGSRVNIIDKVTGSPVAEITDTNGVHGIAFVPDTNKGYISCGKLDMVKVFDTHTSKVISEIPTGKNPDAIFYEIFSKKLIVCNGKSNDVSIIDPQTNAVIRTIDVGGKPETAVSDNKGRIFVNIEDKNEVAVIDVKTFTVLHHWDLDKEEEPSGLAIDTKTNRLFSTCDKMLVILDSNTGKVIKKTSIGEGSDGVVFDSASNTIYTSNGEGTISVVHQDHANQYTSLPNIETKKGARTIALDPSTHHLYLPTADFSTKEKDSRGRAAILPGTFQVLEVGIAGTGKP
- a CDS encoding T9SS type A sorting domain-containing protein, whose amino-acid sequence is MIQFKNKLYGLLLMLPVLSFSQTYQWQWGKQAGGATGSADPGFNYKSDESIRDIVVDSNNNTYYLTTVWAQDQNLNGTSVQNYGLRDLLLFSTDCQGNIRWSRTIGGTGTGENAWHIEVDNNGGLYIMATLYNAADANNPNAIPIRLDDNNSIPAYNYVDAVTPDPGFKSAYLLKYKTSDGTLAWSKSLQGDVTYLGRICDVQMMYMDSSKNIHSIMGFRAGSHLNGMITVPSTYTSDYKYYMVKFNYDNGNMTPSTVLPLPITGGLSTGIDNGKVNLLYDETLNRYYLAGRRMYGDFGSNYEDLSYNNVPFTKDGYLLAFDGSTGAEVWRKELDGNWQGVIDNEIHSVIKEPGSSDIYISGRYYTGTVAGTFGNYTFPLPPYEGQVPFVMRLGADGAVKWAKIADGITTYGGYRFVKGQIAINGNEVAFAKGSWNDIWGNYSMVRPNGDRADPLLVRLNKTTGAVIAAEDILSNVGSQDEFTAIAVDNDGNYILGGLFHDQLFTDPNDGVATMGVNVLGGKSQSFFTKYAKSACSQMSVEETAAQAGIQLYPNPVQDVLTIRSKDPLVSYEIYAATGQLIKQGNLSMMQEKIALSSLQTGVYYIKLKTKSSTVTEKILKK